The Streptomyces armeniacus genomic interval CCTCGCTTGACGAAAGACATAGAGGCACCCCCCCCGGGGTGGTCCTACGTTGTTGATGGGTCGGATGGGCTGTCGTACGGTCCGGAGGATCCAGTGGCCCTGGGTATGGCTTGGGGGTGGTTGCCTTGTGATGGCTCCCTGTGACACCTGGCCGCCCGGGGCCGTACGGCGACTCGACCACTGATGAGGAGTTGCGGGCCCACGGGTATCGCTGAGTAGGACCATGCTGGCGGGGTCGTCCGGATGCACTGAGCGCGTCGAACGACCGGAGGCAGGCATGGCCCGGAACTGGGCGGGAACCGATATCGGCAAGGTTCATCACCACACCGTCGTCCTTGACAGCGACGGTGAAGTGCTGCTCTCGCGGAAAGTGGTCAATGACGAGCCGGAACTGCTGAGTCTGATCAGGGATGTGCTGGAGTTCGGCGATGTGGTGTGGGCCGTCGACGTTGCCGACGGCATGGCCGCCTTGCTGGTCGATCTCCTACTCAATCACGAGCAGACGATCGTCTATCTGCCCGGCCTCGCCGTGAACCGGGCTTCCGTCGGCTACCGCGGCTTGGGCAAGACCGACGCGAAAGACGCCCGGGTCATCGCAGATCAGGCGCGTATGCGGCGTGACCTGCACATCCTGACTCCCGAAAGCGACCTGGCCGCTGAGCTGCGGGTGATGACCGACCGGCGCGCTGACCTGGTCCAGGAGCGAACGCGGAAGACCAACCGTCTGCATGCGCAGGTGCTGAGCATCTTTCCAGTTCTGGAGCGCGCTCTGGAACTGACGAACATTGGGCCGCTGGTACTGCTGTCCGGCTACCAGACGCCGGCTGCACTGCGGCGTTCGGGCCGCAAGCGGCTGACGGCGTGGCTGCGTCACCGCAAGGTCCGCAGCGCGGAGGTCCTGGCCGCTGCCGCCGTTGACGCCGCGGAGCGGCAGCACACCCAGCTGCCCGGCGAAGCCGCGATTGCCCGTGTGGTCTGTGGTCTGGCGCTGGAGGTGATCGGTCTCCACGAGAAGATTCATGAGCTGGACAAGCTCATCGAGACCCGGTTTCACGAGCACGAACTCGCCCCGGTGATCTCCAGCATGCCGGGCATCGGCCCTCTGCTGGGCGCCGAGTTCCTCGCCGCGACGGGCGGCGACCTGACCCGGTTCGCCAGTGCGGACCGGCTCGCCACCTTCGCTGGCGTCGCCCCGGTTCCCCGGGACTCCGGCAACGTGAACGGCAACCTGCACCGCCCCCGCCGCTACCACCGGGGCCTGCAGCGTGTCTTCTACCGCTCCGCGATGATCAGCATCCGCAGCTGTCCGGAGTCCCGGGTCTTCTACGACCGCAAGAGAGCCGAGAACAAGACACACAAGCATGCCGTCCTCGCGCTCGCCCGCCGCCGCGTCAACGTTCTCTTCGCCATGATCCGTGACCGACAGTGCTACCACGCTCCGCCTTCCGTCACGACCGCCGCTTGACAACAACATGAGGAGGTGTCCCGTTTGAATGACCGTATGTGCTGACGTGTGCATACGGCTGAGATGACTCGTACACACTAGTGAGGCACACTCAGCTTTATGATATACGTAGACTATATCGCACCTAGTACCGATTATGAGGTACATAGTTGATAGTGTACAACGTTTTATGTTTCGTTAGTGATTAGTATTTACATTTTTTTTTTTTTTTTAGAATGTGTATAAGAGACAGCGTCCGTACCCCTCCCCGCACCGGGAAGCGGCATCAAACCCGTAGGCCGTGCCGATACGGGTGCCCGCCGCCCGGTCGGACTCGGCGTAGCGGACGGCCGCCAGCATCTTCACCTGATGGGTGCGACCGGATCGGGCAAGTCCACGCTGATCGCCAACCTCGTACTGGACGACGTACGGCAGCACCGCGGCGCCATCGTGATCGACCCCAAGGGCGACCTCGTCAACGATCTACTGGACCGCCTCCCCGACACCTGCGCCGAGCGCCTCGTCCTCATCGACCCCGACGACCCGCACACCCCGCCCTGCCTCAACGTGCTGGAGGGCGCCGACATCGACGTCGTCGTCGACAACATCACCGGCATCTTCCGCCGGATCTTCACCGCGTTCTGGGGCCCCCGAACGGACGACCTGATGCGCGCCGCGTGCCTGACCCTCCTCAAGCACTCCCGCCGTACCGGGCAGCTGGTCACCCTCGCCGACGTCCCCCGCCTCCTCGGCGAGCCCGCCTACCGGCTGCGGATCATCCCCACGCTCAAGGACCCGGTGCTGCGCGGCTTCTGGCACTGGTACGAGTCCCTGTCCGAGCCCTCCCGGGCCGCCGTGGTCGGACCGATCATGAACAAGCTCCGCGCCTTCCTGCTCCGCGACTTCGCCCGCCGCGCCATCTCCTCCGGCCACTCCACCTTCGACCTGGCCGACGTTCTGGACGGCGGCGTCCTCCTGGCCCGACTGCCCAAAGGCGCCCTGGGCGAGGAGACCGCCCGGCTGCTCGGCTCGTTCCTGGTCGCCGGCGTCTGGCAGGCCGCCGCGGCCCGCACCCGTACCCCCGAAACGCAGCGCATCGACGCCACCCTCAACGTCGACGAAGCGCACAACTTCCTCACCCTCCCCTACCCGCTGGAGGACATGCTCGCCGAGGCCCGCGGCTACCGCCTCGCGATGCTCCTGGCCCACCAGCACCTGGCCCAACTACCGCGCGACCTGCGCGAGGGCATCTCCGCGAACGCACGAAACAAGATCTTCTTCAACACCTCCCCCGAAGACGCCACCGCCCTCGAACGCCACGTCGCCCCCACCCCCGTCTCTACAAACAACACCAAGCCGCCGAAGCAGACGACGGTGAAGAGCTCGCTGACAGCCGACAACGACGTAGCCGACGAGTTGTGTGCCGCCGCCCTCCCGTGCCTTGTGCGTGGTCACGACGGCCTGCGCGACGCCCGGGTGCGCGCAGAGCGCGGCCTCGACCTCGCCGGGCTCGATACGGAAGCCGCGCACCTTCATCTGCGAGTCATCACGGCCCGCGAACTCCAGCACCCCCGCGTCCGTCCACCGCGCCAGGTCACCCGTCCGATACATCCGCGCACCCGGCTCACCGAACGGATCGGCCACAAACCGCTCCGCCGTCAGCCCACCACGGCCCGCATACCCACGGCCGATCTCCCCACCGACATACAACTCCCCCACCACACCGGCAGGAACGGGCACCAACCCCGGCCCCAGCACGTACGCCCGCATGTTCTCCAACGGCGCACCCACCGGCACACTCCCGGCAGCCGGACCCTCACGCCCGGCCTCCAGGGGGAAGACGGAAGCATAGAAACTCTCGCTCTGCCCATACGCGTTGACCACCCGCACACCCGGAATGGCCTCCCGCACCTTCTCCACCAGCGTCGAGGACAACGCCTCACCCGCGAACACCACCGCATCCACGGCGACCTTCCCCGACACCTGATCCAGCAGCTCCGCGAACACCGACGGCACCGTGCTGATCACACCACCGGACCAGCCACCCCGCTCACCCACCACCAGCACATCGCGGACGATCTCCACACACCCGCCCACGCCCAGCGTCGTGAACACCTCGAACACCGACACATCGAAATTGACGGACGTCCCCGCCAACATCCGCGTCGAACCGTCCACACCCACCGAAGCCGCCAGCCCCTGCACACCGTTGACGACACCCCGGTGCGTGATCACCACACCCTTGGGCACACCCGTCGAACCGGACGTGTACATCACATACGCCGCCTGCGACGGCAACACGGGCGCAAGCCCGCCCGTACGCTCACCCGCGGCCTCCACCTCGGCGACGTACGCCACCGGGGCACCGGAGCCGGGCAGGATCCCCGCCGTCTCCTCATCGGTCAGCACCAGCACGGGCGCCGCGTCCTCAAGGATGTAGTCGAGCCGCGCACTGGGATACCGCGGATCCACCGGCAGATACGCCCCACCGGCCTTCCAGATCCCCAGCATCGCCACCACCAGATCCACCGACCGCGGCAACGCCAGACCCACCACCGACTCCGCACCCACACCACGCCCGGCCAGACCCGCGGCCACCCGCTCCGCACGCGCATCCAACTCCCCGTACGACAACGCCTCATCACCACACACCACCGCCACCGCACCCGGCGACGACACCGCCCAACGCTCCACCAACCCCGCAACCGACACCTCCGGCCGCACCGCCACACCACCCGCCAGCTCCACCAGCACCCGCTCCCGCTCCCCCGCATCCAGCAGGTCGACAGGGTGGGTGCGGCGTTGATGTGGTCGTTGTGTGCGTGGGTGCACAGGATGGCGCGGAGGGTGCGGCCGGCGATGGCGGTGGTGATGGCGTCGGCGTCGTGGGCCGGGTCGATGACCACGACTTCCCGGTCGTCACCGAGCAGCCACACGTTGTTGTCCACCTCCCAGCTGCCGCCGTCCAGCTCGAACACCCCGGAGGTCACCACCTGCTCGATACGCGGCCCGCTCCCGGCACCCGCGGCGTGTGCGCTGGTCACAGGACCACCACCGAACGCAGGACCTCGCCCGCTTCCATCCGCCCGAACGCCTTCTCCAACTCCACATCCCCCAAGCCGATCGTCTCCGTCACGAACGCGTCCAGATCCAGCCGCCCCTGCCGGTACAGATCGA includes:
- a CDS encoding IS110 family transposase, translated to MARNWAGTDIGKVHHHTVVLDSDGEVLLSRKVVNDEPELLSLIRDVLEFGDVVWAVDVADGMAALLVDLLLNHEQTIVYLPGLAVNRASVGYRGLGKTDAKDARVIADQARMRRDLHILTPESDLAAELRVMTDRRADLVQERTRKTNRLHAQVLSIFPVLERALELTNIGPLVLLSGYQTPAALRRSGRKRLTAWLRHRKVRSAEVLAAAAVDAAERQHTQLPGEAAIARVVCGLALEVIGLHEKIHELDKLIETRFHEHELAPVISSMPGIGPLLGAEFLAATGGDLTRFASADRLATFAGVAPVPRDSGNVNGNLHRPRRYHRGLQRVFYRSAMISIRSCPESRVFYDRKRAENKTHKHAVLALARRRVNVLFAMIRDRQCYHAPPSVTTAA
- a CDS encoding non-ribosomal peptide synthetase yields the protein MELAGGVAVRPEVSVAGLVERWAVSSPGAVAVVCGDEALSYGELDARAERVAAGLAGRGVGAESVVGLALPRSVDLVVAMLGIWKAGGAYLPVDPRYPSARLDYILEDAAPVLVLTDEETAGILPGSGAPVAYVAEVEAAGERTGGLAPVLPSQAAYVMYTSGSTGVPKGVVITHRGVVNGVQGLAASVGVDGSTRMLAGTSVNFDVSVFEVFTTLGVGGCVEIVRDVLVVGERGGWSGGVISTVPSVFAELLDQVSGKVAVDAVVFAGEALSSTLVEKVREAIPGVRVVNAYGQSESFYASVFPLEAGREGPAAGSVPVGAPLENMRAYVLGPGLVPVPAGVVGELYVGGEIGRGYAGRGGLTAERFVADPFGEPGARMYRTGDLARWTDAGVLEFAGRDDSQMKVRGFRIEPGEVEAALCAHPGVAQAVVTTHKAREGGGTQLVGYVVVGCQRALHRRLLRRLGVVCRDGGGGDVAFEGGGVFGGGVEEDLVSCVRGDALAQVAR